The sequence GCAATTAAGTACACATGAGTAAATAATCTAAAGAATGACATAATAAGAGGACTTAGAAGGATCCACCAATCCATTAAAGCCAAGATCGTCATGTCTGGAAAAGTCTGGCTTATCCGATGCAGTAAAAACCTGTTTAGAGATAAAATTAGTCATAAAGAATCAACCAGATTATTAGTGTCAACATTGTGATGGCAACAAAAGACTTACAAGACACTAGAAACAAAATGTCTGACATTCTGCATGGACCTTGATTTTGCATTTAGTTCCAGTATAAAGAAGGTCAACTAGCAAGGTACAAATAAAAGTATCTAACAGGAACTTCTATAAGGCTGCTTTCACTCTTATGATGTCCCTCTCTGTTTTCCAGAGATGATTAAAAGCTTCTGCTCCCAAGGTCAGCAATAGTCAGGATGGCTTAGGCAGACTTGTTTTGTAACTTGTATATAGTGTGTCCACCACTGTTAAACATGGGTTAAACTTCCTGTTTGTAACACTGATCTAGCAAAAATTCAACTGTACGAGACAAGAAAgggtaaaaaagaaagaaaaaataatagcTAATTTAATATGTGCATAATACAATAGACTAAGTGGTCACAAGGACTAATTATTAATTAGAAACAGTATGTCATAATGTGGCCTGATAGGATAACTAACCTGTTAACTTCATTGAGACTAAACCATTGGTCCAAAATGCTTAACAAAAGTTAATAGTAATACACCCATCGAACCCTTATAACTCAATCTTAGTTTTCGTCCACTTCcgatcaatgatttaaaaaactTAGGCGCCAAATGGCACTAAGGTCCGAAAATGCCTGAGGCACTAGGTGCCCGCTCAAGCAAAGCGAGGTGCTCTGAAATAttaacatataaaaatataaaaaataattaatatagagATTACCAATGTAAATTTAAATAGGgattattatatgataataatATTTAACAATCTACAGTTAACAATAGTTAGAGGAGAGAAAAGAGTCATTGATGGGGGAAAGTAGGGAAGGAGAGGGCAACAAGAACTTTCAGATGACGGTGGTACTTGGTAGCGACGAAGGAAGTTGCGGATGGTAACTGCAGTGACGACGAAGGAAGCTACGAACGACAACAATAGGGATGAAGAAAGCTTCAAACGATGATAGCAACGATGGTGGAAGTTGTGGATGGTGACATCGTGGGCGGAGGAAGCTTTAGATGTATCGGTCAGTAGTAGTGGAAGctgcggtcctctccctcgacaatGGAAGGAGCTGCACACGAAAGCAGCAAAGGTGGAGGGAACTACAGATGAAAGCTAGACCTTCAGGCTCGTCCGTTAGCGACATAGGAAGCATTGATCTTGTGCATTGACGGTGAATGTAGCGGTAGAGGAAGCGATGACGACGAAGGCAGTAGCTACGCATGAAGTAGGGTTTGTGGTTTAAGGTCACACCGGGGGTGGGTTTTGCATGCATAGATTTAGTAACATTATATAATTTagctggttcaatcgaaccacctAAATTACTGTTCAACCAATCAAACTTAATAGTCCGGTTCGATTGATTTGTTTTAATCGGATGCTTGCCCAAGGCACCTAGTGCCTGGGTTCAGGCAAGCGCCCAGGTGTGTGCCGCCTGGTTGAGGCTTGAGGCACTTGGGCCTCAccttgcctcgcccgagcacctaggtGAGTGCCTGAGCACCTATTTAAACCCctgcttccgatgtgggactaaatcgGGTGTTACAAATCTCCAATTTGAGGGACTGATGTCTTCGTCAAGGCTCAACATAACTCAGAATAAGACGTTAGTATAATGCATATAAGACATAGTCCAATGCTGGTTCGACATCAATGTGCTCTTAAGCCCTGTTCATAGGTAGTCATTTCCTACTCGAGTCTCTTACCATGGCCTATATTGGATCAACTCTTATGCCAATTGTTACGATCCGACCTGACATGATAACTAGCTTGTTAACTTTGCTAAGCCTGAACCACAGGTCCAAAATATTTAAATGTAGATTAATAGTAGAATGTCCATTAGACCAAATTAATCTTAGTCTTAGCCAACTTCAAATGTGGGACTAAATCGGGATGTTACATCATAAATATAGTTTAAATAAATTGATGGTATTTTATCAAGAAATCATAAAAAGGAACAGCTAGTTTATGGGCTCCTAAAGGTGTGGGGTATGGGAAGGCCACTATAACCCATCTTACCTTAGAATTGGTGAGGTTATCTCCATGACCCATATCATGAtccaatcataaaaaaaattaagaagtgAAACCGACCAAGCTATGATGAAAGGTTCATGACGGGGCAAAAGCTAGACAAAATTGCTAGAGCATGTAATAGCATGTGATAACAAGGTCTGTCATACTGAAGCGTACCGCGTACcgagcagtacgtaccggtccgacaggttaccgatacgcggaccgcccggtaccgctacagtactacagtattatactgtagcactgctacagtatgaaaagtaTAAATTTGtttggtacaccagggtgtaccgctcggtacgccctgatgtaccgcccgatacaccggtaccatatcgtaccaagcccgggtcgaaacgctagtacggtacggtacgacgaaccttgtgtGGTAACATTCAAAAATGTAGTTTTCACTACATATATAGATACAAAGCATTTGTCTTTCCATGTCTATGAATCATCACACTAAAATCAAGAAGCAACCAAATTAACAATATGGCTCTAAACAGCAAAAAAGAAAACACATGCATATACTTGTTTCTTCTATTCACTAAATTCGTAATTCTCTTTGATCAATATGGCTCTGAATCAATAATCctttaaaagaaagaaagaaactatcGGTTTTTCACCAAATCAATAATCCCAAACCAGGTTTATCTAATATCTGATAAATGACATAAATTTGTTCCTAAACTTTGATAATAACTTTCACCTCATAAAAGGCTTTCTCAACTGTCTTCTAAAACATTTATATCCAAGATTCCATGCATCTGTTCTTGATATACAATATTCCATAAAAGGCTTTCATCTTTGATATACAATATACATGGGCATGTGAAACAGAGATAGCTATCTATTGGTACTCTCTACCAGAATGCAAGACGCCCTCCGCACTCAAGCATCCACACACTTGTATGAGCTCAACCAAATAGCACAGAAAGGCTTGCACAACAACACCagccaaatgaaaagttatgattatgtgaTGTTCCAAAAATGCATTTCCACATTTCTGTCCTTAGCAAGACCTTTTGTACCTGATCCTACACACTATTTTCAACCTCAACATTTCCCATGTAGGTGTCCCCatatataagaaagaacaaactgatGTACTAGAATAACACTTGCTTCTACCTTGTGGCAATATCAGGATATCCTTTGGAAGTGATTAATATGCATGGTATTTGATTGAAGAAGTGATCTTCTGCCAACCGCTGAAATATAGCATCCTACtcgaattataaaaataaattaatcagaCTGAAAAGAAATTGTCAACATAAGTAAATCACGGGAGACCTGAATGTACCTTCTCTATTATAATGATATATCGAGCATCAGAATGTAGAACAAGTTTGCTCAACGTACAAAGGTCCCCAGTTACAGCATAGCCAGCATGTCCAATCATGGAACAATCAACAATCTGTTCACCAGGCTCCTAAGATCAAGTAACACTTTAAATCAACCATCAAACATCTAATGTAATTCTAAGAAAGGGGAAATAACATTACAGTTGATATGTTTTCAAAATCTTTGGTTGTTCTGTAGGTTGACTCCCATGGCAGTAATATCTACAAACATGAATCCTACATGTCACATCTGCAAAATACAACCTTAACATAAGTTAGGAGAGTGCACCTCTAACACCATGCGTCCAATAACTGCACCTCTGCTGGATGCCATGATGCCTAGACTATGCCGAGTGCAACGGAGCAATGCCACAACATCTGCAATGGATATACAGCAAACTTAAGCAATAAGACATAAACGACACTATTTTGAGTAGAAAGGGAAAAATGACCTTGTACTGTTCTGTTGACCTGACGCTGTGACCTGAAATATTCAGGTGCGTCACAAAGCAGCTTATAGAAAAGCTCCCTCTGGGTAGCAAGCTTCCCTTGGACAAGAATCCGAAAGCACATTGCCATAACCATCCACACTACAATAGCAACCCAACAAACATAAGAACAACATGAACTTGCAAGATGCGAACATAGCAAACGAGGAACATGTCCTGGCTTCAGATTTCTCACCTCTAACAAACGCCTTCGCATCATTTGCTCTCATGAGAGACCTTGTGCAGACAGAGTGAGAGAGAAAGACCGAAGAAACATCACTCAAAAGCCCATGACGTAACCCACTGTTATCGTACTTCCTACTGATCTACCACATCAAAATGGTGCTATCAGAAATGGCAATAAGATGACTACATCGGCAAACACCATGGAAACCCTAAATCATGTTATGAAGCGTAAAATCGAAACAAATCAGGAAGAGAGTTAATGTCCACGATTCCAGTACAACTATTTCTAACCGATCGTCCAATTATAGGCACGAAGAGCCCAAAAGGCAACTCGCCTTACCAACCCATTTGTAGCACAGATTAGAAGCAAAGCCACTACAaggagagaaacagagaggagagaGACAGACCAAGGGGAGATCGGATATGGCGGGGTTGGAAGCAGTGAGGTTCTTAAGGAAATTGAGGACGGCGACTTCGATTCTTGCCCGCACCTGGAGACCATTGCAAGAGAAACTTCGAGCCAACAAAGCATATAACGATGAAGAAGCCGAGGAGGAGAGAAGATCGTGATCTGCAAACCTGCGAAGGAGGAAGGATTTCGGCGGAGCAGAGCCGCTGATCGGCGTGGAAAAGCGATGATTTGAGGAGATCCGGCTCCATTTCCACGCGAACGGTGGTAGTATCCGAACAgatgccgattttatagtggctcGGGGAGGCAAACACCCACTCGCTCGAATCCACACGGATCCGGATCTTCCATCCTCCAACCCGAATAATAGAACCCGAACCCGAACCCGATTTAGGCATTACCAGGATCCATTTTGTCATTATAAAGAACGTTACAATTTGATAGATATTACTTAATAATCAGC comes from Musa acuminata AAA Group cultivar baxijiao chromosome BXJ3-3, Cavendish_Baxijiao_AAA, whole genome shotgun sequence and encodes:
- the LOC135632336 gene encoding meiotic recombination protein SPO11-2-like isoform X5 yields the protein MLCWLEVSLAMVSRCGQESKSPSSISLRTSLLPTPPYPISPCRKYDNSGLRHGLLSDVSSVFLSHSVCTRSLMRANDAKAFVRVWMVMAMCFRILVQGKLATQRELFYKLLCDAPEYFRSQRQVNRTVQDVVALLRCTRHSLGIMASSRGAVIGRMVLEILLPWESTYRTTKDFENISTEPGEQIVDCSMIGHAGYAVTGDLCTLSKLVLHSDARYIIIIEKDAIFQRLAEDHFFNQIPCILITSKGYPDIATRFLLHRISQTFPDMTILALMDWNPSGLAILCTYKFGSITTGLESYRYACNVKWLGLRADDLQIIPQQVMMQLKPHEIKTAKSLMSSKLLQERYQAELSLMVERGHRAEIEALYCHGFDFLGKYIAKKIVQADYI
- the LOC135632336 gene encoding meiotic recombination protein SPO11-2-like isoform X2; amino-acid sequence: MTKWILVMPKSGSGSGSIIRVGGWKIRIRVDSSEWVFASPSHYKIGICSDTTTVRVEMEPDLLKSSLFHADQRLCSAEILPPSQVRARIEVAVLNFLKNLTASNPAISDLPLISRKYDNSGLRHGLLSDVSSVFLSHSVCTRSLMRANDAKAFVRVWMVMAMCFRILVQGKLATQRELFYKLLCDAPEYFRSQRQVNRTVQDVVALLRCTRHSLGIMASSRGAVIGRMVLEEPGEQIVDCSMIGHAGYAVTGDLCTLSKLVLHSDARYIIIIEKDAIFQRLAEDHFFNQIPCILITSKGYPDIATRFLLHRISQTFPDMTILALMDWNPSGLAILCTYKFGSITTGLESYRYACNVKWLGLRADDLQIIPQQVMMQLKPHEIKTAKSLMSSKLLQERYQAELSLMVERGHRAEIEALYCHGFDFLGKYIAKKIVQADYI
- the LOC135632336 gene encoding meiotic recombination protein SPO11-2-like isoform X3; its protein translation is MTKWILVMPKSGSGSGSIIRVGGWKIRIRVDSSEWVFASPSHYKIGICSDTTTVRVEMEPDLLKSSLFHADQRLCSAEILPPSQISRKYDNSGLRHGLLSDVSSVFLSHSVCTRSLMRANDAKAFVRVWMVMAMCFRILVQGKLATQRELFYKLLCDAPEYFRSQRQVNRTVQDVVALLRCTRHSLGIMASSRGAVIGRMVLEILLPWESTYRTTKDFENISTEPGEQIVDCSMIGHAGYAVTGDLCTLSKLVLHSDARYIIIIEKDAIFQRLAEDHFFNQIPCILITSKGYPDIATRFLLHRISQTFPDMTILALMDWNPSGLAILCTYKFGSITTGLESYRYACNVKWLGLRADDLQIIPQQVMMQLKPHEIKTAKSLMSSKLLQERYQAELSLMVERGHRAEIEALYCHGFDFLGKYIAKKIVQADYI
- the LOC135632336 gene encoding meiotic recombination protein SPO11-2-like isoform X6; amino-acid sequence: MAASGLTSAEHRLWTISSSECTGNNSRKYDNSGLRHGLLSDVSSVFLSHSVCTRSLMRANDAKAFVRVWMVMAMCFRILVQGKLATQRELFYKLLCDAPEYFRSQRQVNRTVQDVVALLRCTRHSLGIMASSRGAVIGRMVLEILLPWESTYRTTKDFENISTEPGEQIVDCSMIGHAGYAVTGDLCTLSKLVLHSDARYIIIIEKDAIFQRLAEDHFFNQIPCILITSKGYPDIATRFLLHRISQTFPDMTILALMDWNPSGLAILCTYKFGSITTGLESYRYACNVKWLGLRADDLQIIPQQVMMQLKPHEIKTAKSLMSSKLLQERYQAELSLMVERGHRAEIEALYCHGFDFLGKYIAKKIVQADYI
- the LOC135632336 gene encoding meiotic recombination protein SPO11-2-like isoform X4, yielding MTKWILVMPKSGSGSGSIIRVGGWKIRIRVDSSEWVFASPSHYKIGICSDTTTVRVEMEPDLLKSSLFHADQRLCSAEILPPSQISRKYDNSGLRHGLLSDVSSVFLSHSVCTRSLMRANDAKAFVRVWMVMAMCFRILVQGKLATQRELFYKLLCDAPEYFRSQRQVNRTVQDVVALLRCTRHSLGIMASSRGAVIGRMVLEEPGEQIVDCSMIGHAGYAVTGDLCTLSKLVLHSDARYIIIIEKDAIFQRLAEDHFFNQIPCILITSKGYPDIATRFLLHRISQTFPDMTILALMDWNPSGLAILCTYKFGSITTGLESYRYACNVKWLGLRADDLQIIPQQVMMQLKPHEIKTAKSLMSSKLLQERYQAELSLMVERGHRAEIEALYCHGFDFLGKYIAKKIVQADYI
- the LOC135632336 gene encoding meiotic recombination protein SPO11-2-like isoform X1, translated to MTKWILVMPKSGSGSGSIIRVGGWKIRIRVDSSEWVFASPSHYKIGICSDTTTVRVEMEPDLLKSSLFHADQRLCSAEILPPSQVRARIEVAVLNFLKNLTASNPAISDLPLISRKYDNSGLRHGLLSDVSSVFLSHSVCTRSLMRANDAKAFVRVWMVMAMCFRILVQGKLATQRELFYKLLCDAPEYFRSQRQVNRTVQDVVALLRCTRHSLGIMASSRGAVIGRMVLEILLPWESTYRTTKDFENISTEPGEQIVDCSMIGHAGYAVTGDLCTLSKLVLHSDARYIIIIEKDAIFQRLAEDHFFNQIPCILITSKGYPDIATRFLLHRISQTFPDMTILALMDWNPSGLAILCTYKFGSITTGLESYRYACNVKWLGLRADDLQIIPQQVMMQLKPHEIKTAKSLMSSKLLQERYQAELSLMVERGHRAEIEALYCHGFDFLGKYIAKKIVQADYI